A window of the Rhinoraja longicauda isolate Sanriku21f chromosome 20, sRhiLon1.1, whole genome shotgun sequence genome harbors these coding sequences:
- the LOC144603755 gene encoding lactosylceramide 4-alpha-galactosyltransferase-like — translation MIPEGDRKQQCPFRNKCSLGDTTKNHFWFKSSMCVLISLKLVSLMALMLYYSAKGGEQFQVVRYRLPDHIKCPSVGTDSGRNASSPTESNPTILFVETSKRTSPTFLTMCSVESAARSHPTSKVVFFMKGLSATGSTPTLGISLLNCFPNVEVRPIDLKELFADTPLSLWYSKLNPWWQPYLIPTIADATRLALMWKYGGIYLDTDIIVLKNLLNLSNSIGREQRYLVNTAFLAFNQHHDFIGRCLADFVAHFNGWIWGHQGPQLVTRVLKKWCRVNSVTKIQQCKGVTMLSPEAFYPVRWQDWKKYFEMVSESEAGELLKNSYAVHVWNKKSHGTRFQKGSKVMIDQLSSVYCPVSYNMMNWQENV, via the coding sequence ATGATCCCTGAAGGCGATCGTAAGCAGCAGTGTCCTTTTCGTAATAAATGTTCACTCGGGGATACAACAAAGAATCACTTTTGGTTTAAGTCGTCCATGTGTGTTTTGATTTCACTGAAGTTGGTTTCTTTGATGGCGTTAATGCTTTACTACAGCGCCAAAGGTGGCGAGCAATTTCAGGTTGTGAGGTACAGGTTACCTGACCACATCAAATGCCCATCTGTTGGCACTGATTCTGGGAGAAATGCTTCCTCTCCCACTGAGAGTAATCCAACTATTTTGTTTGTGGAGACCTCCAAACGAACCAGTCCTACGTTTCTGACCATGTGTTCTGTGGAGTCTGCTGCAAGATCCCACCCCACGTCCAAAGTTGTCTTTTTCATGAAGGGTCTTTCAGCTACAGGCAGCACGCCGACCCTTGGAATTTCTCTACTGAACTGTTTTCCCAATGTTGAGGTAAGGCCAATAGATTTGAAAGAGCTTTTTGCAGATACTCCATTGTCTCTCTGGTATTCAAAGCTGAACCCATGGTGGCAACCCTATCTCATACCAACCATCGCCGATGCCACCAGGCTTGCCTTAATGTGGAAATATGGTGGGATTTACTTGGACACTGACATCATTGTTCTTAAAAACCTGCTAAATCTCAGCAACAGCATTGGCAGAGAACAGCGATATTTAGTAAACACTGCCTTCTTGGCTTTCAATCAGCACCATGACTTTATTGGACGTTGTTTGGCTGATTTTGTTGCCCACTTCAATGGCTGGATCTGGGGCCACCAGGGACCTCAGCTGGTAACTCGTGTTCTTAAAAAGTGGTGTCGAGTGAACAGCGTAACCAAGATACAACAGTGCAAAGGGGTGACAATGCTATCTCCCGAGGCTTTCTATCCAGTCCGGTGGCAGGACTGGAAAAAGTACTTTGAGATGGTGAGTGAGTCAGAGGCTGGAGAGTTGCTGAAGAATTCTTACGCCGTGCACGTCTGGAACAAAAAGAGTCATGGAACTCGTTTTCAGAAGGGATCCAAAGTGATGATTGACCAACTTAGCTCTGTCTATTGTCCAGTCTCTTACAACATGATGAACTGGCAAGAAAATGTATAA